The segment GGAAGGTACTACTGTTCCGTCTGCTTCATAAGCAGTCAAACGGTCGAAGATTTGAGTTGTTACGTTAGTTGTAGCAGTATCGTTCATTCCGTGTGGGTCAAGAGTTGGAGCGTCAGATGAAACAACATATACTAATTCTCCGCCTTCTTGTCCTGCAACTTCTTCACCATCACCAGAACCAGTGTTAGTGTTTCCGTTTCCGTTTGTCGGTGTGCTGCTGTTCCCGCCACTACATGCTGAAAGAACTAGCATAAGTGAAAGCAGAAGCATGAAAAACACATTCTTTTTTGCTTTCATGTAAAATTACCCCCCTGAAGATTTGTTTTGTGTTACAAGATTGTAATCAATGGATAAGCCATGATTGTTTATAATCATAATTCAAAAACTGAAAATTCACAAGAGTTGTTTTACAAGAAATTTTAACAAATTTATTATTTTTGTAATAATTAAAGATGAAAATCCAGTCAATATTACGTTTTTGTTAATTTTTCTATGCATATAATGAAAGGTAATTCTGTGGAAAAAATCTCTTAATCTTAAAATTAAGTATGCTAAGACTCTTTAAAACTATTGTAATATTACGAATTAATGGCTATTATAGTATCTAGTTGTGTTGAAAATTTAGAATTATTAAGATTGTTACAAAGAGATGAAGGGATGAGAAGAGCGTATGGATCAACCACAAGCACAAACGACAACAGGAGTTCCAGTTACTATCGAAAATACGAAGTCGGTTCGATGGAGATCTTTCTATAAGAAGCTGGCGAAAAATAAAGCTGCCATGGCTGGTGCCTTTATTATTATATTTGTTATATTGATGGGTATATTTGCCCCCTTACTTGCGACCCATGATCCAAATACAACCAATGTAATGAACAAGCTGCAGGGACCATCTGCTGAGAATTACTTGGGGACGGATGATGTAGGCCGTGATATTTTCAGTCGTTTGCTTTATGGTGCAAGAATTTCACTTGGTATTGGGTTTTTATCTACTATTTTAGGAGCAGTCGTTGGGGTCACACTCGGAATTGTATCCGGTTACTATGGTAGATGGGTAGACTCCTTGATTATGAGAATTTGTGATGTATTGTTGGCTTTCCCGGGAATCCTTCTTGCTTTGGCAATTGTAAGCGTTCTTGGAGCAAGCACTAGAAACGTTATCATTGCTGTTGCCTTTTATGCAATCCCGT is part of the Sutcliffiella sp. FSL R7-0096 genome and harbors:
- a CDS encoding ABC transporter permease, translated to MDQPQAQTTTGVPVTIENTKSVRWRSFYKKLAKNKAAMAGAFIIIFVILMGIFAPLLATHDPNTTNVMNKLQGPSAENYLGTDDVGRDIFSRLLYGARISLGIGFLSTILGAVVGVTLGIVSGYYGRWVDSLIMRICDVLLAFPGILLALAIVSVLGASTRNVIIAVAFYAIPSFARIVRGSTLSVKKLEYIDAIKAMGAKDFRIIFKHILPNIMSPIIVQATLYIASAIITASALSFLGMGTRPPTAEWGAMLSQGRSYIAQAPHITLFPGLVILLVVIGFNLMGDGLRDALDPKAKK